The proteins below are encoded in one region of Campylobacter rectus:
- a CDS encoding phage tail protein encodes MSFKTLLTNKGAELIVLSKANKRPIKLTHLAVGDGEGEPSRDQTSLKNEKFRVGVSAILQDPKNANYLIVEAVIPPSEGGFYVKEAGIFTDENDLFAVASMPHTYKPNLDEGSAKELKIRFVIEVSSSEHITLTVNNDISSVSREFVVFELSKKADKIDTYTKTQCNEKFAGKYVETDKADKKDTYTKKEVDALIPQIPNQIDAYTKTKTNELLELKADKNKTYNKQEVDEMLAKKYDKSRVYNKNEIDEMLRGLGGGNSLNLTNDSAFLDALIFG; translated from the coding sequence ATGTCATTTAAAACGTTACTTACTAATAAAGGCGCCGAGCTTATCGTTTTGTCTAAAGCTAACAAGCGCCCTATCAAGCTTACTCATTTAGCCGTAGGAGACGGTGAAGGCGAGCCGAGCAGAGATCAAACGTCGTTAAAAAACGAGAAATTTCGCGTCGGCGTATCTGCGATCTTGCAAGATCCGAAAAATGCCAACTATCTGATAGTGGAAGCCGTTATACCGCCTAGCGAAGGTGGCTTTTACGTAAAAGAGGCTGGAATTTTTACGGATGAAAACGATCTTTTCGCCGTGGCCTCTATGCCTCATACGTATAAGCCCAATTTAGACGAGGGGAGCGCCAAAGAGCTTAAAATTCGCTTCGTGATCGAGGTAAGCAGTAGCGAGCATATCACGCTTACGGTCAATAACGACATCTCAAGCGTGAGTCGCGAATTTGTGGTATTCGAGCTTAGCAAGAAAGCCGACAAGATAGACACTTACACCAAAACGCAGTGCAATGAAAAATTTGCGGGTAAATACGTAGAAACCGATAAAGCCGATAAGAAAGATACCTACACGAAAAAAGAAGTCGATGCTCTGATCCCCCAAATACCCAATCAGATCGACGCCTACACGAAAACAAAAACAAACGAGCTTTTAGAACTAAAAGCGGACAAAAATAAAACGTATAACAAGCAAGAAGTAGATGAGATGCTCGCCAAAAAATACGATAAAAGCAGAGTTTATAACAAAAACGAAATAGACGAGATGCTAAGAGGACTTGGCGGCGGAAATAGTTTAAATTTAACTAACGATAGCGCATTTTTAGACGCTTTGATTTTCGGATAA
- a CDS encoding phage tail protein — MIDLRTYNDTLFRVDEVMGEKMRKWLKFDKRFFYEQDDFNRAFLAQTFDVEPSSQSLEETKELLNEPLKTYFFEGTFFTLQKALKSFYEDITLKQWQDYGGKPYHFKLKMTAGKENLSKEKFRKLDDLIENYKNVRSTLGGFEINLKIEADEIYKGAAVDGEFVRIMPEVITNLKTNVGVYYGVITHELETLEVGI, encoded by the coding sequence ATGATTGACTTAAGAACCTACAACGATACTTTATTTCGCGTCGATGAGGTTATGGGCGAAAAAATGCGTAAATGGCTTAAATTCGACAAACGCTTTTTTTATGAACAAGACGATTTTAATCGCGCTTTTTTGGCGCAGACTTTTGACGTCGAGCCATCGTCTCAGAGCCTAGAGGAAACAAAAGAGCTTTTAAACGAACCTTTAAAAACTTATTTTTTCGAAGGAACGTTTTTTACTCTTCAAAAAGCGCTAAAGTCGTTTTACGAAGATATAACGTTAAAACAGTGGCAAGACTACGGCGGCAAGCCTTACCATTTTAAGCTTAAGATGACGGCCGGCAAAGAAAACCTAAGCAAAGAAAAATTTAGAAAACTCGACGATTTGATAGAGAACTATAAAAACGTCCGATCCACCTTGGGCGGTTTTGAAATCAATTTAAAAATAGAAGCGGATGAAATTTATAAAGGTGCGGCGGTAGATGGCGAATTTGTCCGTATCATGCCTGAAGTTATAACAAATTTAAAAACTAACGTAGGAGTGTATTATGGAGTCATCACGCACGAACTCGAGACTTTGGAGGTCGGAATATGA